In bacterium, the DNA window GATGAGAAGAACTGGGAAGTGTTCGGCCACTGCAACAACTTCTACGGCCACGGGCACGACTACGACGTGCATGTGACGCTGCGCGGGCCGGCCGATCCCGAGACGGGGATGATCATCAACCTGAACCAGGTGGACAGGATCACGCGCCGCGAAGTGATCGAGCCCTGCGACCACAAGCACCTGAACCACGACGTGGACTTCCTGCGCGGGCTGAACCCGACCACGGAGAACCTCGCCGTCGCCTTCTGGAACCGCCTCGCGCCGCACTTCGGCGGCCTGCTCTACGAGGTGCGCGTGCAGGAGAATCCGCGCAACTGGTGCGTCTACCGGGGCGAGAAGGAGTAGCCATGCACGACGCCATCCGCAGCATCCTCGCGCACATCGGCGAGGACCCCGATCGCGAGGGCCTGAAGGACACGCCCGAGCGCGTGCATCACGCCTACCACTACCTCACGCGCGGCTACCGGATGAATCCGGCCGAGGTGATCGGCCGCGCCGTCTTCCACGAGAACTACAACGAGATGGTGGTGGTGCGGGACATCGACTTCTACAGTTTGTGCGAGCACCACCTGCTGCCCTTCTACGGCAGGGCGCACGTGGCCTACGTGCCCGACGGCAAGATCGTCGGGCTCTCCAAGATCCCGCGCCTGGTGGACATCTTCAGCCGGCGCCTCCAGGTGCAGGAGCGGCTCACACAGGAGATCGCGGCCACGCTCGAAGAGCAGCTCGAGCCGCAGGGCGTAGCCGTCGTGCTCGAGGGCTTCCACATGTGCATGGCGATGCGCGGCGTCGAGAAGCAGAACGCCTGGATGACGACCAGCGCCATGCGCGGCATCTTCGAGTCGAGCACGCGCACGCGCGAGGAGTTCCTGGTGCTGATCCGCGGCATCAGCAATCACGGGCGCTAGCGCGCCAGTGCGCGCGCTAGGCGGTCGAGCGCGCTAGGCGCGCCGGGGAGGTATCGCAATGGAGTCCAGTCGCGCCGGGCGCGCCCTGCCGCAGCCCTACATTGCCGCGGGTACGCGGATGCCGGAGTTCACGCTGCGGGCGGTGATCGTCGGCACCCTGCTCGGGATGGTCTTCGGCGCTTCATCGCTCTACCTGGTGCTCAAGGTGGGCCTTACAGTAAGCGCCTCGATCCCCGTGGCGGTGATCTCGATCACGCTCTTCCGCCTGGCCTCGAAGCTCGGTGTCAAGGACGCCACCATTCTCGAGAACAACATCGTGCAGACGGCGGGTTCGGCGGGCGAGTCGATCGCCTTCGGCATCGGCGTGACGATGCCGGCGATCATGATCCTCGGCTTCGACCTCGCGCTGACGCGGGTGATGCTGGTGGCCGTGCTGGGCGCCCTGCTCGGCATCCTGATGATGATCCCGCTGCGCCGCGCGCTGATCGTCGAGCAGCACGGCATCCTCAAATACCCCGAGGGCACGGCCTGCGCCGAGGTGCTGAAGGCGGGCGCCTCGGACGAGTCGCGCGCGCTGGCCTCCGACGAGGCGAAGGAAGAGGAGCGCGCGGCGGCGGCGGCCGGGCTGGCCTCGGGCACCAGCGGGCGGACGATCTTCACCGGCTTCGGCATCGGCCTGCTCTACAAGACGGCAATGGTGGCCTTCAAGGGCTGGAAGGACGTGCCCGAGCGCATCTTCGGCGCGCCCTTCAAGGCGGGCTCGCTCTCGGCCGAGATCAGCCCCGAGCTGCTCGGCGTGGGCTACATCATCGGGCCCAAGATCGCGGC includes these proteins:
- a CDS encoding 6-carboxytetrahydropterin synthase, coding for MPDRPLVSITRVLTFAAAHRLYNPDWPDEKNWEVFGHCNNFYGHGHDYDVHVTLRGPADPETGMIINLNQVDRITRREVIEPCDHKHLNHDVDFLRGLNPTTENLAVAFWNRLAPHFGGLLYEVRVQENPRNWCVYRGEKE
- the folE gene encoding GTP cyclohydrolase I FolE; the protein is MHDAIRSILAHIGEDPDREGLKDTPERVHHAYHYLTRGYRMNPAEVIGRAVFHENYNEMVVVRDIDFYSLCEHHLLPFYGRAHVAYVPDGKIVGLSKIPRLVDIFSRRLQVQERLTQEIAATLEEQLEPQGVAVVLEGFHMCMAMRGVEKQNAWMTTSAMRGIFESSTRTREEFLVLIRGISNHGR
- a CDS encoding oligopeptide transporter, OPT family produces the protein MESSRAGRALPQPYIAAGTRMPEFTLRAVIVGTLLGMVFGASSLYLVLKVGLTVSASIPVAVISITLFRLASKLGVKDATILENNIVQTAGSAGESIAFGIGVTMPAIMILGFDLALTRVMLVAVLGALLGILMMIPLRRALIVEQHGILKYPEGTACAEVLKAGASDESRALASDEAKEEERAAAAAGLASGTSGRTIFTGFGIGLLYKTAMVAFKGWKDVPERIFGAPFKAGSLSAEISPELLGVGYIIGPKIAAVMCGGGVMAYLLLIPLIKFFGDAIPGALSPGTIPISEMGPNQIRGAYVLYIGAGAVAAGGIISLGRSLPVIWSGIKEGLRDVGAGARGGADPHRTEHDLPMKFVFGGILAIIVAIVLARPLHMNIVGALLIVLFGFLFVTVSSRLTGEIGSSSNPISGMTVATLLLTCMIFLAMGWTGGSHYVTALSVGAIVCIAASNAGATSQDLKTG